A genomic stretch from Prochlorococcus marinus str. MIT 9312 includes:
- a CDS encoding rhodanese-like domain-containing protein, giving the protein MGNYPKSINASSLNDWFNSEKEDPVLIDVREHSELEIVRFSKEFLHIPISKVTSEYVGDIFAGLLDREIVVTCHAGIRSYNFCQWALDNNFVSEIWNLEEGIDGWSRYIDPSLPRY; this is encoded by the coding sequence TTGGGAAATTATCCAAAATCTATAAATGCTTCTAGTCTCAATGATTGGTTTAATTCTGAGAAAGAAGATCCAGTCTTGATTGATGTGAGAGAACATTCAGAGCTCGAAATAGTGCGTTTCTCAAAAGAATTTTTACATATACCAATTAGTAAAGTTACATCTGAATACGTTGGAGACATATTTGCCGGTTTATTAGATAGAGAAATCGTTGTTACTTGTCATGCAGGAATAAGAAGTTATAACTTTTGTCAATGGGCCTTAGATAATAATTTTGTGAGTGAAATATGGAATTTGGAGGAGGGTATTGATGGATGGAGTAGATATATTGATCCATCACTTCCCAGGTATTGA
- the trpB gene encoding tryptophan synthase subunit beta, with protein sequence MVSTFSRQDQNYKNDDLNQPSKEGRFGKYGGQYVPETLMPALFELETAASNAWKDKLFVKELNHLLKTYVGRETPLYEAKRLTEHYKTKHATTRIWLKREDLNHTGAHKINNALGQALLAIRMGKKRIIAETGAGQHGVATATVCARFGMKCIIYMGAEDIKRQSLNVFRMKLLGAEVKVVNSGTATLKDATSEAIRDWVSNVETTHYILGSVAGPHPFPKIVRDFHAVIGEETKKQCQESFGSLPDILLACVGGGSNAMGLFHPFIKETSVRLIGVEAAGSGVDTDKHAATITKGSVGILHGSMSLLLQDDNGQVQEAHSISAGLDYPGVGPEHSHLKDIGRAEYGSVTDQEALDALRLVSELEGIIPALETSHAFAWLDKLCPTLEKDTHIVINCSGRGDKDVNTVASSLDI encoded by the coding sequence GTGGTAAGTACATTTTCTCGCCAAGATCAAAATTATAAAAATGACGATTTAAATCAACCCTCCAAAGAGGGAAGATTTGGAAAATATGGTGGTCAATATGTTCCTGAAACACTAATGCCTGCTCTTTTTGAGCTTGAAACAGCTGCATCAAATGCATGGAAAGATAAACTTTTTGTAAAAGAATTAAATCATCTACTTAAGACTTATGTAGGAAGAGAAACACCACTTTATGAAGCCAAAAGACTTACTGAACATTACAAAACTAAACATGCAACTACAAGAATATGGCTAAAAAGAGAAGATTTAAATCATACAGGTGCTCACAAAATTAATAATGCCCTTGGACAAGCTTTATTAGCAATAAGAATGGGTAAAAAAAGGATAATCGCAGAAACTGGAGCAGGTCAGCATGGAGTTGCTACGGCTACTGTTTGTGCCAGATTTGGCATGAAATGTATTATCTATATGGGTGCTGAGGACATAAAAAGACAATCCCTCAACGTCTTTAGAATGAAACTGCTAGGAGCCGAAGTTAAAGTTGTCAATTCTGGAACTGCAACACTTAAAGATGCCACTAGTGAAGCTATTAGGGATTGGGTTTCTAATGTCGAAACCACACATTACATTTTAGGATCTGTTGCGGGCCCGCACCCTTTCCCAAAAATTGTACGAGATTTTCATGCAGTTATAGGAGAAGAAACTAAAAAACAATGTCAGGAATCGTTTGGATCTTTACCAGATATTTTACTTGCTTGTGTAGGTGGGGGATCAAATGCAATGGGCCTTTTCCATCCTTTCATTAAAGAAACATCTGTACGACTAATTGGAGTTGAAGCCGCAGGAAGCGGAGTTGATACTGACAAACATGCTGCAACTATTACTAAAGGGTCAGTTGGAATTTTGCATGGATCAATGAGTCTTCTTTTACAAGATGATAATGGTCAAGTACAAGAAGCCCACTCAATAAGTGCAGGGTTAGATTACCCTGGAGTAGGACCTGAACATAGCCATTTAAAAGATATAGGCAGAGCAGAATATGGGTCAGTCACAGATCAAGAAGCTTTAGATGCTTTGAGACTTGTTAGTGAACTTGAAGGAATTATACCAGCGCTTGAAACGTCCCATGCCTTTGCTTGGTTAGATAAATTATGCCCTACTCTGGAAAAAGATACTCATATAGTTATCAATTGCTCTGGTAGAGGTGACAAAGATGTTAATACTGTTGCATCTTCATTAGATATTTAA
- a CDS encoding translation initiation factor SUI1 yields the protein MGKKNWIEFDNHENKSEETAKVDTLNKRSKINISKQKKGKKGKTITLIKGLGSEDEILLKELLKKIKVFCGTGGTLIDSNIQLQGDMVLKSIEFLRKEGFHNL from the coding sequence ATGGGAAAAAAGAATTGGATCGAATTTGATAATCATGAGAATAAATCTGAAGAAACAGCTAAGGTAGATACTTTGAATAAAAGATCAAAAATAAATATTTCAAAACAAAAAAAAGGTAAAAAGGGCAAGACGATCACTTTAATTAAAGGTTTAGGAAGCGAAGATGAAATCTTATTAAAAGAATTGCTTAAAAAAATTAAAGTTTTTTGTGGTACTGGAGGGACATTAATTGATAGTAATATCCAGTTACAGGGCGATATGGTATTGAAATCAATTGAGTTTCTTCGTAAAGAGGGATTTCATAATTTATGA
- the cysC gene encoding adenylyl-sulfate kinase codes for MKEQDQTNSTNIKWHNLTIDRDKLEKMRGHKGMVIWFTGLSGSGKSTLANALNEVLHLDGFSTYVLDGDNIRHGLCRDLGFSDEDREENIRRIGEVANLFMNAGIITITAFVSPFISDRDKVRKIIGSKDFIEVYCAADIKVCENRDTKGLYKKARLGEIKDFTGISSPYEAPHNPEIIVDTGSLDLKDSVEKVINYLKKENFLKKG; via the coding sequence ATGAAAGAACAAGATCAAACAAATTCAACCAATATAAAGTGGCACAATTTAACTATTGATAGAGATAAGTTAGAGAAAATGAGAGGTCATAAAGGAATGGTCATTTGGTTTACAGGTTTATCAGGCTCTGGTAAAAGTACTTTGGCCAACGCTTTAAATGAAGTTTTACACTTAGATGGTTTTTCAACTTACGTGTTGGATGGAGATAATATAAGGCACGGTTTATGTAGAGATCTTGGTTTTTCGGATGAAGATAGAGAAGAAAATATAAGAAGAATTGGAGAAGTTGCGAATTTATTTATGAATGCTGGGATAATAACTATTACAGCATTCGTTTCACCATTTATTAGCGATAGAGATAAGGTGAGAAAAATTATTGGATCTAAAGATTTTATTGAAGTTTATTGTGCTGCAGATATCAAAGTTTGCGAAAACAGGGATACTAAAGGTCTTTATAAGAAAGCTCGTTTAGGGGAAATTAAGGATTTTACTGGGATTTCTAGTCCATATGAAGCTCCTCATAATCCAGAAATTATTGTTGATACAGGTTCGTTAGATTTAAAGGATTCTGTTGAAAAAGTTATTAACTATCTTAAAAAAGAAAACTTCCTTAAAAAGGGTTAA
- the purE gene encoding 5-(carboxyamino)imidazole ribonucleotide mutase, with translation MSELNSKDIYKIAVVMGSDSDLKTLKPAIDILREFGIQTEVCILSAHRTPIEMMEYAKNAESEKIKVIIAGAGGAAHLPGMLASITCIPVIGVPVESKTLKGIDSLLSIVQMPAGIPVATVAINGGQNAGLLAIEMISLFDESIKKNLKEFRENLHTQVRTKNSKLSNIGADNYLQNK, from the coding sequence TTGTCAGAATTGAATTCTAAAGATATTTATAAAATCGCTGTCGTAATGGGTAGTGATTCAGATCTAAAAACATTGAAACCTGCTATTGACATTTTAAGAGAATTTGGAATACAAACTGAAGTTTGTATACTTTCTGCCCATAGAACACCTATTGAGATGATGGAATATGCAAAAAATGCAGAATCAGAAAAAATAAAAGTAATAATTGCCGGTGCTGGTGGTGCCGCTCATCTTCCAGGAATGTTGGCATCGATAACTTGCATTCCTGTAATTGGTGTACCAGTAGAGAGTAAAACACTTAAGGGGATTGACTCTCTTTTATCAATTGTTCAAATGCCTGCTGGGATACCAGTAGCAACAGTTGCAATTAATGGAGGTCAAAATGCTGGATTATTGGCAATAGAGATGATCAGTTTATTTGATGAATCCATAAAGAAAAATTTAAAAGAATTCAGAGAAAATCTTCATACACAGGTAAGAACTAAAAATAGTAAGTTATCAAATATTGGAGCGGACAATTATCTTCAAAATAAATGA
- the bchM gene encoding magnesium protoporphyrin IX methyltransferase produces the protein MTSNKIIEKSEVREYFNGTGFERWNKIYSKSDEINTVQKNIRKGHQKTVDDVVSYIKNYPELTKKSFCDAGCGVGSLSIPLLRLGIKDLQVSDISCEMIKETKKRIKELALNKAKIKYEVCDLEQLKGLFDVVVCLDVFIHYPQPVAEEMVQHLCDLSKEKLIVSFAPYTPVLAVLKNIGKLFPGPSKTTRAYTLKEKGIINAAKEKGFNVVKTKLNQAPFYFSKLIVFEKNK, from the coding sequence ATGACATCAAATAAGATTATCGAAAAAAGTGAAGTTAGGGAGTATTTTAATGGCACTGGCTTTGAAAGATGGAACAAAATTTATAGCAAATCTGATGAAATTAATACAGTTCAAAAAAATATTAGAAAAGGACATCAAAAGACTGTAGATGATGTAGTTTCATATATCAAAAATTATCCTGAACTAACAAAAAAAAGTTTTTGTGATGCAGGATGTGGTGTAGGAAGTCTATCTATACCTTTACTAAGACTTGGTATAAAAGATTTACAGGTAAGCGATATTTCTTGTGAAATGATTAAAGAAACAAAGAAACGCATAAAAGAATTAGCTTTGAACAAAGCTAAAATCAAATATGAAGTCTGTGATCTGGAACAATTAAAAGGATTATTTGATGTTGTAGTTTGTTTGGATGTATTTATTCATTATCCTCAACCGGTCGCAGAAGAAATGGTTCAACATTTATGCGATTTAAGCAAAGAAAAACTAATTGTTAGCTTTGCTCCGTATACTCCAGTTCTTGCTGTTCTAAAAAATATAGGTAAATTATTTCCTGGCCCAAGTAAAACTACAAGAGCTTATACTTTAAAAGAAAAGGGCATTATTAATGCTGCTAAAGAAAAAGGATTTAACGTCGTGAAAACGAAATTAAATCAAGCTCCTTTTTATTTTTCAAAACTAATTGTATTCGAAAAAAATAAATAA
- a CDS encoding response regulator transcription factor yields MNEINQINNETVRKSRILLVDDEPGLRTAVKTFLEDEGFEIFIAVDGEDGWEKAQTIFPDLIISDVMMPRANGYALLEKIREDEKLGGTPVIFLTAKGMTLDRTEGYLAGVDDYISKPFDPDELAARVKNVINRQERLLKEAARFADIDVSKMAKQITEIKSMLTDQNPTNSENKINLPSFTPREASVLQLVAEGLMNKEIARQLETSIRNVEKYVSRLFIKTGTSSRTELVRYALENNLVK; encoded by the coding sequence ATGAATGAAATTAATCAAATAAATAATGAAACAGTAAGAAAATCAAGAATTTTATTAGTTGATGATGAACCTGGTTTAAGAACAGCTGTTAAAACATTTCTAGAAGATGAAGGGTTTGAAATATTTATTGCAGTTGATGGAGAGGACGGTTGGGAAAAAGCTCAAACAATTTTTCCTGATTTGATTATTAGCGACGTTATGATGCCCCGAGCTAACGGTTATGCTTTATTAGAAAAAATTAGAGAAGATGAAAAATTAGGAGGAACTCCAGTTATATTTTTAACCGCAAAAGGAATGACCTTAGACAGAACAGAGGGTTATCTTGCAGGAGTTGATGATTATATTTCCAAACCTTTCGACCCCGATGAATTAGCTGCGAGAGTTAAAAATGTAATCAATAGACAAGAACGTTTACTAAAAGAAGCAGCACGATTCGCAGATATTGATGTAAGCAAAATGGCTAAGCAAATTACTGAAATAAAATCTATGCTAACAGACCAAAATCCGACTAATTCAGAAAATAAAATAAATCTTCCTAGTTTTACTCCAAGAGAAGCAAGTGTACTTCAACTAGTAGCAGAGGGGCTGATGAACAAGGAAATTGCAAGACAGCTTGAAACATCGATTAGAAATGTTGAAAAATATGTAAGTAGACTTTTTATCAAGACAGGTACATCTAGCCGAACCGAATTAGTTCGTTATGCACTTGAAAATAATTTAGTAAAATAA
- a CDS encoding cysteine desulfurase family protein, with product MLSTPILLDYQSSTPCSKDVVDSMKPFWSEIFSNPSSKSNLAGINASAILEASRESIEKTLFLHNKKVVFTSGATESNNLALIGFARNYYKKTRHYGHIITLKTEHKAVLEPLNQLKKEGFMVTEITPERDGLISEEKFKKNIREDTFMVSVMLANNEIGVIQPIKNISKICNSRGIAFHSDFAQCLGYIELNDLLSNVNMITMSSHKIYGPKGIGLLLIDEEINLEPLIVGGGQEYGLRSGTLPLPLVVGFAKAIEIAVLNQKKNAEKLLLYRNNLLKGLLENNSGLLINGSIKKRLPHNLNLTVLDLNGANFHKLLKSKIICSSGSACSNGEPSHVLLALGRSFKEAQSSIRLSIGLSTSSKDIKQAIQILTNTIKALR from the coding sequence ATGCTATCAACTCCCATACTACTAGACTACCAATCATCAACTCCTTGCTCTAAAGATGTTGTTGATTCTATGAAACCTTTTTGGAGTGAGATATTTTCTAACCCTTCAAGCAAATCTAATTTGGCGGGTATAAACGCAAGCGCTATCTTGGAAGCCTCAAGAGAAAGTATAGAAAAAACTTTATTTCTCCATAATAAAAAGGTTGTCTTTACAAGTGGGGCGACAGAATCTAATAACTTAGCCTTAATAGGTTTTGCAAGAAATTACTATAAAAAAACAAGGCATTATGGACATATTATTACCTTAAAAACAGAGCATAAAGCTGTATTGGAGCCCCTAAATCAACTAAAAAAAGAGGGATTTATGGTTACAGAAATCACTCCAGAAAGAGATGGGTTGATCTCAGAAGAAAAGTTCAAAAAGAACATAAGAGAAGATACATTTATGGTGAGTGTCATGTTGGCAAATAACGAAATAGGAGTTATTCAGCCCATAAAGAATATTTCAAAGATATGTAACTCGAGAGGAATAGCTTTTCACTCAGATTTTGCACAATGTTTAGGTTACATAGAGTTAAACGATCTTTTATCAAATGTAAATATGATAACGATGAGTTCTCATAAAATTTATGGCCCAAAAGGGATAGGTCTTCTTTTGATTGATGAAGAAATTAATCTGGAACCTTTAATTGTTGGAGGAGGGCAGGAATATGGTCTAAGATCTGGCACATTACCTCTCCCTCTAGTAGTAGGCTTTGCTAAGGCAATAGAGATAGCCGTTCTTAATCAAAAAAAGAATGCTGAAAAATTACTTTTGTATAGAAACAACCTTTTAAAGGGTTTGTTAGAAAATAATTCTGGTTTATTAATTAATGGCTCCATAAAAAAAAGGTTACCTCACAATTTGAATTTGACTGTATTGGATTTAAACGGAGCAAACTTTCATAAACTTTTAAAATCTAAAATAATTTGTTCTAGTGGATCAGCATGCAGTAATGGTGAACCTTCTCACGTTTTACTCGCCTTAGGTAGATCTTTTAAAGAAGCACAATCTTCAATAAGGCTAAGTATTGGATTAAGCACTAGTTCAAAAGATATAAAACAAGCAATTCAAATACTTACTAATACAATCAAAGCATTACGTTAG
- the rsmH gene encoding 16S rRNA (cytosine(1402)-N(4))-methyltransferase RsmH codes for MQTDLSDSSFFNHKSVMTDEILASLEHYPLIHNNQLKGIDATLGGGGHSYHLLRKYSDLHIIGLDQDPFARKSASKKLDEFKNRIDIRAANFADFEPKEKVSFVIADLGVNSNQIDDPKRGFSFQKDGPLDMRMNPFLEVDAEKLIETLQEKDLANLIYKYGDERLSRKIARKIKMDLKVNGKYSGTKELAYSIAGCFPPKQRYKKIHPATRTFQALRIAVNKEIEVLEKFLQIVPDWLLPGGIISIISFHSLEDRLVKSSFKNDQRLKNLTKKPITPSEQEVEINKRARSGKLRVAQLN; via the coding sequence ATGCAAACTGACCTATCTGATTCATCTTTTTTCAATCATAAATCAGTGATGACAGATGAAATTTTAGCCTCATTAGAGCATTACCCATTAATACATAACAACCAACTTAAAGGAATAGACGCAACTTTAGGCGGAGGCGGGCACTCTTATCATTTACTGAGAAAATATTCGGATTTACATATAATTGGACTTGATCAAGATCCATTCGCAAGAAAATCAGCATCAAAAAAGCTTGATGAATTTAAAAATAGGATTGACATAAGGGCTGCAAATTTTGCGGATTTTGAACCAAAAGAAAAAGTTTCTTTTGTAATTGCAGATCTTGGAGTAAATAGTAACCAAATTGATGACCCTAAAAGAGGATTTAGTTTCCAAAAAGATGGTCCACTTGATATGCGCATGAATCCTTTTCTTGAGGTTGATGCAGAGAAATTAATTGAGACTTTACAAGAAAAAGATCTAGCTAACTTAATTTATAAATATGGAGATGAGAGATTATCAAGAAAGATTGCTAGGAAAATAAAAATGGATTTAAAGGTAAATGGGAAATATTCTGGGACAAAAGAGTTAGCTTATTCTATTGCAGGCTGCTTCCCACCAAAACAAAGATATAAAAAAATACACCCAGCAACTAGAACATTCCAAGCACTAAGAATTGCCGTTAATAAAGAAATTGAAGTATTAGAAAAATTTTTGCAAATTGTCCCTGATTGGCTATTGCCAGGCGGAATTATTTCTATTATTAGTTTTCATTCCCTAGAGGATAGGTTAGTTAAAAGTTCTTTTAAGAATGATCAAAGATTAAAAAACCTGACAAAAAAGCCAATAACTCCCTCCGAACAAGAAGTAGAAATAAATAAAAGAGCTAGAAGTGGAAAATTAAGAGTTGCTCAATTAAATTAG
- a CDS encoding NAD(P)H-quinone oxidoreductase subunit H, translating to MAQLETRTEPMVVNFGPHHPSMHGVLRLVVTLDGENVIDCEPVIGYLHRGMEKIAENRTNVMYVPYVSRMDYAAGMFYEAIVVNAPERLANIPVPKRASYIRVLMLELNRIANHLLWLGPFLADVGAQTPFFYIFREREMIYDLWEAATGQRLINNNFFRIGGVACDLPYGWLEKCIDFCDWFGPKIDEYEKLITNNPIFRKRIEGLGTIERDQAINWSLSGPMLRASGVSWDLRKVDSYECYDDFDWQIASEKEGDCYARYRVRVEEMRQSLSIIRQACKMIPGGPTENLEAQRMATEDKKSEIFGIDYQYVAKKVAPTFKIPNGELYTRLESGKGEIGVFIQGNNEVTPWRFKIRAADLNNLQILPHILKGAKIADIMAILGSIDVIMGSVDR from the coding sequence ATGGCCCAGCTAGAGACTAGAACAGAACCAATGGTGGTCAATTTTGGCCCTCACCATCCCTCAATGCATGGGGTTTTAAGGTTAGTTGTAACTCTTGATGGTGAGAATGTCATTGATTGTGAGCCGGTAATTGGATATTTGCATAGAGGAATGGAAAAGATAGCTGAAAATAGGACAAATGTTATGTATGTCCCTTATGTAAGCAGAATGGATTATGCCGCAGGAATGTTTTATGAAGCTATTGTAGTAAATGCTCCTGAAAGATTAGCTAATATTCCAGTTCCTAAAAGAGCTAGTTATATCAGAGTTCTTATGTTGGAACTTAATCGTATTGCTAATCATCTTTTATGGCTTGGTCCCTTTTTAGCAGACGTAGGAGCTCAAACTCCATTTTTCTATATCTTTAGAGAAAGAGAAATGATTTATGATCTTTGGGAAGCTGCTACTGGACAAAGGCTCATAAATAATAATTTCTTTAGGATAGGTGGTGTAGCATGTGATCTTCCATACGGATGGTTAGAAAAATGTATAGACTTTTGCGATTGGTTCGGTCCTAAGATAGATGAATACGAAAAATTAATCACAAATAATCCAATCTTTAGAAAAAGAATTGAAGGTCTGGGAACAATAGAAAGAGATCAGGCAATTAATTGGTCTTTGTCTGGCCCAATGCTGAGAGCCTCTGGAGTTTCCTGGGATTTAAGGAAAGTAGATAGTTATGAATGTTATGATGATTTTGATTGGCAGATTGCTTCAGAAAAAGAAGGAGATTGTTATGCGAGATATCGAGTAAGAGTTGAAGAGATGAGACAATCATTAAGCATCATTCGCCAAGCTTGTAAAATGATTCCAGGAGGTCCAACAGAAAATTTAGAAGCTCAAAGAATGGCGACTGAAGATAAGAAGAGTGAAATATTTGGTATTGATTATCAATATGTAGCTAAGAAGGTTGCTCCAACTTTTAAAATTCCTAATGGAGAATTGTATACAAGATTAGAGTCTGGGAAAGGAGAAATAGGTGTATTTATTCAAGGAAATAATGAAGTTACCCCATGGAGATTTAAAATCAGAGCAGCTGATTTAAATAATCTGCAAATATTGCCTCATATTCTTAAAGGTGCCAAAATCGCCGATATTATGGCAATTCTTGGTTCCATAGATGTCATTATGGGATCCGTCGATAGATAA
- a CDS encoding acyl-CoA thioesterase, which translates to MKPSDWLILQKKVRFGDCDSAGVIHFHNLLKWSHEAWEESIEIYGIPYQDIFPDFSIRKSQIIFPIVNCEANYLAPIKIGDLLKVKIYPHKINPHLFRVNSFFMKNGNKVAEGKIIHCSLDVDSRNKIELPDQLERWIEASNISTNLKEC; encoded by the coding sequence ATGAAACCCTCTGATTGGTTAATATTGCAGAAGAAAGTACGATTTGGTGATTGTGATTCTGCAGGTGTAATTCATTTTCATAACTTATTAAAATGGTCACACGAAGCTTGGGAAGAGAGTATTGAAATTTATGGGATTCCTTATCAAGATATTTTTCCAGATTTTTCTATACGTAAAAGTCAAATTATTTTTCCCATAGTAAATTGCGAAGCGAACTACCTTGCGCCCATTAAAATTGGAGATTTATTAAAAGTAAAAATTTACCCTCATAAAATTAATCCTCATTTGTTCCGAGTAAATAGCTTTTTTATGAAAAATGGAAATAAAGTAGCAGAAGGAAAAATAATACATTGTTCTTTAGATGTTGATTCAAGAAATAAAATAGAACTTCCCGATCAGCTAGAAAGATGGATAGAGGCTTCAAATATAAGTACAAATTTAAAAGAGTGCTAA